In the Kitasatospora terrestris genome, one interval contains:
- a CDS encoding GNAT family N-acetyltransferase — translation MSEPRIRTATLDDVHPVLAFWKEAAEGTSITDDVDGVTRLIERDPQALILAELDGLLVGSVIAGYDGWRCSLYRLAVLPAHRRQGLAGALLRAAEDRFAAVGGRRADAMVLESNERAQHAWTSAGYVRETRWRRWVKSFR, via the coding sequence ATGAGCGAACCGCGGATCAGGACCGCCACCCTCGACGACGTGCACCCCGTCCTCGCCTTCTGGAAGGAGGCGGCCGAGGGCACGTCCATCACCGACGACGTGGACGGCGTGACCCGGCTGATCGAGCGCGACCCGCAGGCGCTGATCCTCGCCGAGCTCGACGGCCTGCTGGTCGGCTCGGTGATCGCCGGGTACGACGGCTGGCGCTGCTCGCTCTACCGGCTGGCCGTCCTGCCCGCGCACCGGCGGCAGGGCCTCGCGGGCGCGCTGCTGCGGGCGGCGGAGGACCGCTTCGCGGCGGTGGGCGGGCGCCGCGCCGACGCGATGGTGCTGGAGTCGAACGAGCGCGCGCAGCACGCCTGGACCTCGGCCGGCTACGTCCGCGAGACCCGCTGGCGCCGCTGGGTGAAGTCCTTCCGCTGA
- the bioD gene encoding dethiobiotin synthase, translating into MSVLFITGTGTEVGKTVVTAAVAALAGPSVAVLKPGQTGVAVGEPGDAAEVVRLAGPHVATAELARYPEPLAPDTAARRSGLPTLGPDAVAKAVAGLAAEHATVLVEGAGGLLVRYDEQGRGLAEMAAATLALGVDVEFLVVVAAGLGTLNSTALTLEALRARGLRTRGVVIGSWPEDADLAARCNLADLPAAAEVPLLGALPAGSAAEGGAPFHAVARASLAPALGGAWDAAAFAARHAPGAHPVG; encoded by the coding sequence GTGTCCGTCCTCTTCATCACCGGGACCGGGACCGAGGTCGGGAAGACCGTGGTGACCGCGGCGGTGGCCGCGCTGGCGGGGCCGTCGGTGGCCGTGCTGAAGCCGGGGCAGACCGGCGTCGCGGTCGGCGAGCCGGGCGACGCCGCCGAGGTGGTCCGGCTGGCCGGCCCGCACGTGGCGACCGCCGAACTCGCCCGCTACCCCGAGCCGCTGGCCCCCGACACGGCCGCCCGCCGTTCCGGCCTGCCCACGCTAGGCCCGGACGCGGTCGCGAAGGCGGTCGCCGGCCTCGCCGCCGAGCACGCCACCGTCCTGGTGGAGGGCGCCGGCGGCCTGCTGGTCCGCTACGACGAACAGGGCCGGGGGCTGGCCGAGATGGCGGCGGCGACCCTCGCGCTCGGCGTGGACGTCGAGTTCCTGGTGGTGGTCGCCGCGGGCCTGGGCACCCTGAACTCGACCGCGCTGACCCTGGAGGCACTGCGCGCCCGCGGACTGCGCACCCGCGGCGTGGTGATCGGCAGCTGGCCCGAGGACGCCGATCTGGCGGCCCGCTGCAACCTGGCCGATCTGCCCGCGGCGGCGGAGGTGCCGCTGCTCGGGGCGCTGCCGGCCGGTTCGGCGGCCGAGGGCGGGGCGCCGTTCCACGCGGTGGCCCGGGCCTCGCTCGCGCCCGCGCTCGGCGGCGCGTGGGACGCGGCGGCGTTCGCCGCCCGGCACGCCCCGGGTGCTCACCCGGTCGGGTGA
- a CDS encoding GyrI-like domain-containing protein: MAAYDVKREQKELYAPGNTAWAVIDVPEQQFLAVDGTGNPNTAPAYTAAVEALYAVAYTVKFAAKRTGGGDFVVPPLEGLWWAERYEAFTTGAKDSWNWTMLICMPPWIDERTIEDARETALARKKNPAIALVRHLTLHEGPSAQVLHTGSYDDEAPLLHELHHRYLAANGLRPTGRHHEIYLGDPRRTAPEKLRTVLRQPVEPLG; the protein is encoded by the coding sequence ATGGCGGCGTACGACGTCAAGCGCGAGCAGAAGGAGCTCTACGCGCCCGGGAACACCGCCTGGGCCGTGATCGACGTGCCCGAGCAGCAGTTCCTCGCGGTCGACGGCACCGGCAACCCGAACACCGCGCCCGCGTACACCGCGGCGGTCGAGGCGCTCTACGCGGTCGCGTACACCGTGAAGTTCGCGGCGAAGCGCACCGGGGGCGGCGACTTCGTGGTCCCCCCGCTGGAGGGCCTGTGGTGGGCGGAGCGGTACGAGGCGTTCACCACCGGTGCCAAGGACAGCTGGAACTGGACCATGCTCATCTGCATGCCGCCCTGGATCGACGAACGGACGATCGAGGACGCCCGGGAGACCGCGCTGGCCAGGAAGAAGAACCCGGCGATCGCCCTGGTCCGGCACCTCACCCTGCACGAGGGCCCCAGCGCGCAGGTGCTGCACACCGGCTCGTACGACGACGAGGCGCCGCTGCTGCACGAACTCCACCACCGCTACCTCGCCGCCAACGGCCTGCGGCCGACCGGCCGGCACCACGAGATCTACCTCGGCGACCCCCGCCGCACCGCGCCCGAGAAGCTGCGGACCGTGCTGCGCCAGCCCGTCGAGCCCCTCGGGTAG
- a CDS encoding NAD(P)/FAD-dependent oxidoreductase, producing MNGDGWLEQLRREGRIVIVGASLAGLRAAETLRDEGFTGSLTLIGDEPCGPYDRPPLSKQVLLGMASAEHTALPRRRELDAHWRLGSAATGLDMAARRVKLADGDEVEYDRLLITTGVRARPWPHPAEAALDGVFVLRGRDDSAALERRLAAGPRRVLVIGAGFTGSEIASACRERGLAVTVAERGSAPLVGALGGVIGEVATQMHLDAGVDLRCSVTVTALQGDAAGRVRSVALSDGSTVDADVVVVSLGAIRNTDWLAGSGLGAGPRGIACDAGCRAFDVRGIVTDDVFVAGDVARAPHPLFGYQFLSLEHWGNAVEQAQIAAHNMISAAHDRRPHLWVPAFWSSQFGVNIKSVGVPSMGEEIMVTQGSLTGRRFTAVYGHQGRVIGAVTFDHGRWLPFYEDLIQRTAPFPPPFPTMDPPKEGAGPRPAGFPDPSVPTHGPTVTVSGYSPADRTVAFTPGRA from the coding sequence GTGAACGGAGACGGGTGGCTGGAGCAGCTGCGACGCGAGGGGCGCATCGTGATCGTGGGTGCCTCCCTCGCCGGGCTGAGGGCAGCGGAGACCCTGCGGGACGAGGGCTTCACGGGTTCGCTCACACTGATCGGCGACGAGCCGTGCGGCCCGTACGACCGGCCGCCGCTGTCGAAGCAGGTACTGCTGGGCATGGCGTCCGCCGAGCACACCGCGCTGCCGCGACGGCGGGAGCTGGATGCGCACTGGCGGCTCGGCAGCGCGGCGACCGGGCTGGACATGGCCGCTCGGCGGGTGAAGCTGGCCGACGGCGACGAGGTGGAGTACGACCGGCTGCTGATCACGACCGGGGTGCGGGCCCGCCCCTGGCCGCACCCGGCCGAGGCCGCCCTGGACGGCGTGTTCGTGCTGCGCGGCCGCGACGACTCCGCGGCGCTGGAGCGCCGCCTGGCGGCGGGCCCGCGCCGGGTGCTGGTGATCGGGGCCGGGTTCACGGGTTCGGAGATCGCCTCGGCGTGCCGGGAACGCGGTCTGGCCGTCACCGTCGCCGAGCGCGGGTCCGCGCCGCTGGTGGGCGCGTTGGGCGGGGTGATCGGCGAGGTGGCGACGCAGATGCACCTCGACGCCGGGGTCGACCTGCGGTGCTCGGTGACCGTCACCGCCCTGCAGGGCGACGCGGCGGGCCGGGTCCGCTCGGTCGCCCTGTCGGACGGTTCGACGGTCGACGCCGACGTCGTCGTCGTCTCGCTCGGCGCGATCCGCAACACCGACTGGCTCGCCGGTTCGGGGCTGGGCGCCGGTCCGCGCGGGATCGCCTGCGACGCCGGCTGCCGGGCGTTCGACGTGCGCGGCATCGTCACCGACGACGTGTTCGTGGCCGGCGACGTGGCGCGCGCGCCGCACCCGCTGTTCGGCTACCAGTTCCTCTCCCTGGAGCACTGGGGCAACGCCGTCGAGCAGGCACAGATCGCCGCGCACAACATGATCAGTGCCGCCCACGACCGGCGACCCCACCTGTGGGTGCCGGCCTTCTGGTCGTCCCAGTTCGGGGTGAACATCAAGTCGGTCGGGGTGCCGTCGATGGGTGAGGAGATCATGGTCACCCAGGGCTCCCTCACCGGGCGCCGCTTCACCGCGGTGTACGGGCACCAGGGGCGGGTGATCGGCGCGGTCACCTTCGACCACGGCCGCTGGCTCCCGTTCTACGAGGACCTGATCCAGCGCACCGCTCCCTTCCCGCCGCCGTTCCCGACCATGGACCCGCCCAAGGAGGGCGCAGGGCCGCGCCCGGCCGGGTTCCCCGACCCGTCCGTGCCCACGCACGGCCCCACGGTCACCGTCAGCGGCTACTCCCCGGCCGACCGGACCGTCGCCTTCACCCCCGGCCGGGCCTGA
- a CDS encoding cytochrome P450: protein MTDLSLLQQITDYSNRHDPYPLYARLREKPVHHDATGPYAVGGYHLVRALLHDPRISSERRYRTVPDTAVSGEQGDDTGGVLPPNFLRLDPPEHDRLRAITNRPFGPPHSPHRVDGMRGELKTIVTDLVDALDGDEIDLVERFSYPFPVTVICRLLGIPREDESRFHGWADTLVATLDPLPGQDATERDRSAQQARIELGLYLNGLIEERRKTPGDDMLSQLAVGDGPEGRMSSMEVLSTAALLLIAGHETTVNLITNGMLTLLRHPEVLERLRADERLAVPLVEELLRYEPPVQMIPSRTPITDIEVAGTTIPKGAPLWLVVAAGNRDPKRFADPDRFDPDRVDIQHLGLGSGIHSCFGAPLARLEAQLALAELARRLERPRLVEDPPPYRTNAVLRGPRQLRLAIDGVRR from the coding sequence GTGACCGACCTCTCGCTGTTGCAACAGATCACCGACTACTCGAACCGCCACGACCCGTACCCGCTGTACGCCCGCCTGCGGGAGAAGCCGGTCCACCACGACGCGACCGGCCCGTACGCGGTCGGCGGCTACCACCTGGTGCGCGCCCTGCTCCACGATCCGCGGATCAGTTCCGAGCGCCGCTACCGGACAGTGCCGGACACGGCCGTGTCCGGGGAGCAGGGGGACGACACCGGCGGCGTGCTGCCGCCGAACTTCCTGCGGCTGGACCCGCCCGAGCACGACCGGCTGCGGGCCATCACCAACCGCCCCTTCGGCCCGCCGCACAGCCCGCACCGCGTCGACGGCATGCGCGGCGAACTGAAGACCATCGTCACCGACCTCGTCGACGCCCTGGACGGCGACGAGATCGACCTGGTCGAGCGCTTCTCCTACCCGTTCCCGGTGACCGTGATCTGCCGCCTCCTGGGCATCCCGCGCGAGGACGAGAGCCGCTTCCACGGCTGGGCCGACACCCTCGTCGCCACCCTCGACCCTCTGCCGGGCCAGGACGCCACCGAGCGCGACCGCTCAGCCCAGCAGGCCCGGATCGAACTCGGTCTCTACCTGAACGGGCTGATCGAAGAACGCCGCAAGACGCCCGGCGACGACATGCTCTCCCAACTCGCCGTCGGCGACGGCCCCGAGGGGCGGATGAGCAGCATGGAGGTGCTCAGCACCGCCGCCCTCCTGCTCATCGCCGGGCACGAGACCACCGTCAACCTGATCACCAACGGCATGCTCACCCTGCTGCGCCACCCGGAGGTGCTGGAGCGGCTGCGCGCCGACGAGCGGCTGGCGGTGCCTCTGGTGGAGGAGCTGCTGCGGTACGAGCCGCCGGTGCAGATGATCCCCAGCCGTACGCCGATCACCGACATCGAGGTGGCCGGCACGACCATCCCCAAGGGGGCGCCGCTCTGGCTGGTGGTGGCCGCGGGCAACCGCGACCCGAAGCGGTTCGCGGACCCGGACCGCTTCGACCCCGACCGGGTGGACATCCAGCACCTCGGCCTCGGCAGCGGCATCCACAGCTGCTTCGGCGCGCCGCTCGCCCGCCTGGAGGCGCAGTTGGCGCTGGCTGAGCTCGCCCGCCGGCTGGAGCGGCCGAGGCTGGTGGAGGACCCGCCGCCGTACCGCACCAACGCGGTGCTGCGCGGGCCCCGGCAGCTGCGGCTCGCGATCGACGGCGTGCGGCGCTGA
- a CDS encoding MmcQ/YjbR family DNA-binding protein has protein sequence MPDADDVRRIALRLPETVEKEAWGMPTFRFAGKMFITVPDDQTSFAVRCPKHERAELIAAEPEKFWVPAHEASSAWVRVRLGALEDVNELYDILVDSWKQAAPDGLLETSPGLGAASEGPDERSR, from the coding sequence GTGCCCGATGCCGATGACGTCCGCCGTATCGCCCTGCGCCTCCCGGAGACCGTGGAGAAGGAGGCATGGGGCATGCCGACCTTCAGGTTCGCCGGGAAGATGTTCATCACGGTCCCGGACGATCAGACCTCGTTCGCGGTGCGGTGCCCGAAGCACGAACGGGCGGAGTTGATCGCTGCCGAGCCGGAGAAGTTCTGGGTTCCCGCCCACGAGGCGTCCTCCGCCTGGGTGCGCGTGCGGCTCGGAGCCCTGGAGGACGTGAACGAGTTGTACGACATCCTCGTGGACTCCTGGAAGCAGGCCGCGCCGGACGGCCTCCTGGAGACCTCCCCCGGGCTGGGAGCGGCGTCGGAAGGCCCGGACGAGCGAAGCCGGTGA
- a CDS encoding TIM44-like domain-containing protein, translating to MLLTLLVIVVVLLLVLWLRSRRRKAERADGLNTVSDRAAHRADAQAGERAALVEARVDALADTDATFDRAALERRAAWLYVTAQRAWTEHDHATLQDILSPVLYGKWADQLRDYKSRGEVNVVEIVSGPEVELVDVANRAGELNDTVTFRITATLDDYVRREHGRDAVRKDGSTRPVEYWTLRKSSAGEWIASSVEQAAEGAHHLSNAIETDGWDQKEVAREAVLEVAGKTAAARGVSDVLSLTNVSWSTDADAAAGDLSVLDGRFDKSVLEVAVERFLEEWVMNDGSLDFTSVRTVDRTVMRDALVASVTVRSLVSRDPIVFRVAVDAEGVYYEVDRRTEQVLHGDAHERRPITLAFDLRLDGTSNGTWTVTAAHVE from the coding sequence GTGCTCCTGACCCTGTTGGTCATCGTGGTCGTGCTCCTCCTGGTCCTGTGGCTCAGGTCCCGTCGCCGGAAGGCGGAACGGGCCGACGGCTTGAACACGGTGTCGGACCGGGCGGCGCACCGCGCGGACGCACAGGCGGGCGAACGCGCCGCCCTGGTCGAGGCCCGGGTCGACGCGCTCGCCGACACGGACGCGACCTTCGACCGCGCGGCGCTCGAGCGCCGCGCGGCATGGCTGTACGTGACTGCCCAACGCGCGTGGACGGAACACGACCACGCCACTCTGCAGGACATCCTCTCCCCGGTGCTCTACGGCAAGTGGGCCGACCAGCTGCGCGACTACAAGTCGCGTGGCGAGGTCAACGTCGTGGAAATCGTCTCCGGCCCGGAGGTCGAGTTGGTCGATGTCGCGAATCGCGCGGGCGAGCTGAACGACACCGTCACGTTCCGCATCACCGCGACGCTCGATGACTACGTGCGCCGCGAGCACGGCCGGGATGCCGTGCGGAAGGACGGATCGACGCGCCCGGTCGAGTACTGGACGCTGCGCAAGAGCTCGGCCGGAGAGTGGATCGCGTCGTCGGTGGAGCAGGCGGCCGAGGGGGCGCACCACCTGTCCAACGCCATCGAGACGGACGGCTGGGACCAGAAGGAGGTCGCCCGGGAGGCAGTGCTCGAGGTGGCCGGGAAGACCGCGGCGGCCCGGGGCGTGAGCGACGTCCTGTCGCTCACCAACGTCTCCTGGAGCACGGACGCCGACGCCGCCGCCGGCGATCTGAGTGTGCTCGACGGCCGGTTCGACAAGTCGGTGCTCGAGGTCGCCGTGGAGCGGTTCCTCGAGGAGTGGGTCATGAACGACGGCAGCCTGGACTTCACGTCCGTGCGCACCGTCGATCGAACCGTCATGCGTGACGCCCTCGTCGCATCGGTCACGGTGCGCTCGCTGGTCTCGCGCGACCCGATCGTCTTCCGTGTCGCAGTCGACGCGGAGGGCGTCTACTACGAAGTCGACCGGCGAACCGAGCAGGTGCTCCATGGTGACGCGCACGAGCGCAGGCCGATCACCCTCGCGTTCGATCTGCGGTTGGACGGCACGTCGAACGGAACGTGGACCGTGACCGCCGCACACGTGGAGTAG
- a CDS encoding exodeoxyribonuclease III: MTRVTSVNVNGIRAAAKKGFLEWLAATKSEVVCLQEVRAEVGQFAEVLAGMEGWHAVWAPAAAKGRAGVAVLSRREPERRQIGFGSAEFDNSGRYAEIDLPGLTVASLYLPSGEVGTERQDEKERFMAEFLVHLAELRTRSAEEGREVVVCGDWNIAHREADLKNWKANQKKAGFLPEERAWFGRVLDEAGYVDVVRQLNPDQEGPYSWWSYRGRAFDNDAGWRIDYLMASPGLAARATEAFVERAATHAERWSDHAPVTAVFDPKL; the protein is encoded by the coding sequence GTGACCAGGGTTACCAGCGTGAACGTGAACGGCATCCGTGCGGCCGCCAAGAAGGGCTTCCTCGAGTGGCTCGCCGCCACCAAGTCCGAGGTGGTGTGCCTCCAGGAGGTACGGGCGGAGGTCGGGCAGTTCGCCGAGGTGCTGGCGGGGATGGAGGGCTGGCACGCGGTCTGGGCGCCCGCCGCCGCGAAGGGGCGGGCCGGCGTGGCCGTGCTCTCCCGCCGCGAGCCGGAGCGCCGGCAGATCGGCTTCGGGTCCGCCGAATTCGACAATTCGGGCAGATATGCCGAAATCGACCTCCCCGGTCTGACCGTGGCCAGCCTGTACCTCCCCTCCGGCGAGGTCGGCACCGAACGCCAGGACGAGAAGGAACGCTTCATGGCGGAATTCCTCGTCCACCTCGCCGAGCTGCGCACCCGGTCGGCCGAGGAGGGCCGCGAGGTCGTGGTCTGCGGCGACTGGAACATCGCCCACCGCGAGGCCGACCTCAAGAACTGGAAGGCCAACCAGAAGAAGGCCGGCTTCCTCCCCGAGGAGCGCGCCTGGTTCGGCCGCGTCCTCGACGAGGCCGGCTACGTCGACGTCGTCCGACAGCTCAACCCCGACCAGGAGGGCCCCTACTCCTGGTGGTCCTACCGCGGCCGCGCCTTCGACAACGACGCCGGCTGGCGCATCGACTACCTCATGGCCAGCCCCGGCCTCGCCGCCCGCGCCACCGAGGCCTTCGTCGAGCGCGCCGCCACCCACGCCGAGCGCTGGTCCGACCACGCGCCCGTCACGGCGGTCTTCGACCCCAAGCTCTGA
- a CDS encoding ferredoxin, which yields MRVVVDLNRCQGYAQCAFLAPDVFRMHGEEALLYAPRAGAEQRERLARAVAACPVQAILVDAGDEERSAPVDGEGTAGGGGR from the coding sequence GTGAGGGTGGTCGTTGATCTCAATCGTTGTCAGGGGTACGCGCAGTGCGCCTTCCTCGCGCCGGACGTCTTCAGGATGCACGGGGAGGAGGCGCTGCTCTACGCCCCCCGGGCGGGGGCCGAGCAGCGCGAGCGTCTCGCGCGGGCGGTCGCGGCGTGTCCGGTACAGGCGATCCTCGTCGACGCCGGGGACGAGGAGCGGAGCGCGCCGGTCGACGGTGAGGGCACCGCCGGAGGTGGTGGGCGGTGA
- a CDS encoding cupredoxin domain-containing protein gives MNSRPPLAAPSAAARTAVGPTRRGVLFGAGGALAAAVLAACSSGDSNAPSPSATTAASGSPSPTVTTGTVTVTIKDFAFSPTPLIVAPGTRIVVTNQDSESHTLTATASGGGGFDTGILTTGKSVEITAPTQPGDYPYTCSIHPTMKGTLTVA, from the coding sequence ATGAACTCCCGCCCTCCGCTTGCCGCCCCGTCCGCCGCCGCCCGGACCGCCGTCGGCCCGACCCGGCGCGGTGTCCTGTTCGGCGCCGGCGGCGCTCTCGCGGCCGCCGTGCTCGCCGCCTGCTCCAGCGGCGACTCGAACGCTCCGTCGCCGTCGGCCACCACGGCGGCGTCCGGGTCGCCGTCCCCCACGGTGACCACCGGCACCGTCACCGTCACGATCAAGGACTTCGCCTTCAGCCCGACCCCGCTGATCGTCGCCCCGGGCACCCGGATCGTGGTGACCAACCAGGACTCGGAGTCCCACACGCTCACCGCGACGGCGTCCGGGGGAGGTGGCTTCGACACCGGGATCCTCACCACCGGCAAGTCCGTGGAGATCACCGCGCCGACGCAGCCGGGCGACTACCCGTACACGTGCAGCATCCACCCGACGATGAAGGGCACCCTCACCGTCGCCTGA
- a CDS encoding GntR family transcriptional regulator — translation MGQGQLTAVPEPKYWHLRTVLVRTIDSEFSTGQVLPNERELAARFGVARATLRQALDQLELEGRLVRRRGIGTLIAAPRVGVPVNGREASWPGSARSQAWRIVDCVTSPASAQLARALGVAEGAPVHTLRRLRLVQGVTMATESLHVPAAALPHLAEFAAESDRARAMLRQLERLGIDGESRSVELGVAEADSAALLERPPGTPVLVVTTQYAASGRLAALAVSTYRADTCKLTFGETGLVEVTPVQSDVPVRSAS, via the coding sequence GTGGGGCAAGGACAGCTCACGGCAGTACCGGAGCCGAAGTACTGGCACCTGCGTACGGTGCTGGTGCGCACCATCGACTCGGAGTTCTCCACCGGCCAGGTCCTGCCGAACGAGCGTGAGCTCGCCGCCCGCTTCGGCGTGGCCCGGGCCACCCTGCGCCAGGCCCTCGACCAGCTGGAGCTGGAGGGCCGGCTGGTCCGCCGCCGCGGCATCGGCACGCTGATCGCCGCCCCGCGGGTCGGCGTCCCCGTCAACGGGCGGGAGGCGAGCTGGCCGGGCTCGGCGCGCAGCCAGGCCTGGCGGATCGTCGACTGCGTGACCTCCCCCGCCTCCGCGCAGCTGGCCCGCGCGCTCGGCGTGGCCGAGGGCGCGCCGGTGCACACCCTGCGCCGCCTGCGCCTGGTCCAGGGCGTCACCATGGCCACCGAGTCGCTGCACGTGCCGGCCGCCGCGCTGCCGCACCTCGCCGAGTTCGCCGCCGAGAGCGACCGGGCCCGCGCGATGCTGCGCCAGCTGGAGCGGCTCGGCATCGACGGCGAGTCCCGCTCGGTCGAGCTGGGCGTCGCCGAGGCCGACTCGGCCGCGCTGCTGGAGCGCCCCCCGGGCACCCCGGTGCTGGTGGTCACCACTCAGTACGCCGCGAGTGGCAGGCTCGCCGCGCTGGCCGTCTCCACCTACCGCGCCGACACCTGCAAGCTGACCTTCGGTGAGACCGGCCTGGTCGAGGTCACCCCGGTCCAGTCCGACGTCCCGGTCCGCTCCGCCTCCTGA
- a CDS encoding methyltransferase, whose amino-acid sequence MPNATRVRQPSDTAADAAFVRAHTQVQPVPFVPEVRLHMAEDAIALWETTETARGEIGMPPPFWAFAWAGGVGVARYVLDHPELVAGRTVLDLAAGSGLVGVAAALRGASSVRAAEIDAYAVTAIGINAELNGVRISAAVEDLLDGDGGPAEVVLAGDVFYERAMAARFLPFLERARARGAEVVVGDPGRRYLPRERFTALAAYDVPVVADLEDAARKTTTVWRLAG is encoded by the coding sequence ATGCCGAACGCGACGAGGGTCCGTCAGCCGTCCGACACCGCCGCGGATGCGGCGTTCGTCCGGGCCCACACCCAGGTCCAGCCGGTGCCGTTCGTGCCGGAGGTCCGCCTGCACATGGCCGAGGACGCCATCGCGCTGTGGGAGACCACCGAGACCGCGCGGGGCGAGATCGGCATGCCGCCGCCGTTCTGGGCGTTCGCCTGGGCCGGCGGGGTCGGGGTCGCCCGGTACGTGCTGGACCATCCCGAACTGGTCGCCGGCCGTACGGTCCTGGACCTGGCGGCGGGCTCCGGCCTGGTCGGGGTCGCGGCGGCGCTGCGCGGGGCGAGCTCGGTGCGGGCCGCCGAGATCGACGCGTACGCGGTGACCGCGATCGGCATCAACGCGGAGCTGAACGGCGTCCGGATCTCGGCCGCCGTGGAGGACCTGCTGGACGGTGACGGCGGCCCGGCCGAGGTGGTGCTCGCCGGGGACGTCTTCTACGAGCGCGCGATGGCCGCCCGCTTCCTCCCCTTCCTGGAGCGGGCCCGCGCCCGCGGCGCCGAGGTCGTCGTCGGCGATCCGGGCCGCCGCTACCTCCCGCGCGAGCGCTTCACCGCCCTCGCCGCCTACGACGTCCCCGTGGTCGCCGACCTGGAGGACGCCGCCCGCAAGACGACCACCGTCTGGCGTCTCGCCGGCTGA
- a CDS encoding ROK family protein: MADRLTGGDSSLLRRINAAVTLRALRDGQSLTLTQLVGDTGLSRPTVEGVIEGLVQSGLVAEVDQAQESGRQRGRPARWFRFRAEAGHVLGIEIGVHDIRVILADLTGELLGSHAKQVDETLDAEERLGLVRTTVVEVLRKAGVSRDNLWSVAVGTPGIVDRDGTVKLGTAIPGWTGLDLGARLRRSFRCPVVIENDANLAAIAEQWKGAAVGKDDIVFVMAGLSPGAGSLIGGRLHRGFGGAAGEIGALHLLGQEATPERLLSTTGKPLDPLDEAAVARVLRLAREGDEVAQVATDRFLRRLVHDVTALVLALDPELVVVGGWAAGLDGVLEPLREQLSLYTLRAPEVALAALGSEVVAMGALRVALDHVEEQLFAVDPPPAR; the protein is encoded by the coding sequence TTGGCGGATCGGCTCACCGGAGGGGACTCCTCGCTGCTGCGGCGGATCAACGCGGCGGTCACCCTGCGGGCGCTGCGCGACGGGCAGTCGCTCACCCTCACCCAGCTGGTCGGCGACACCGGGCTGTCCCGCCCCACGGTCGAGGGTGTGATCGAGGGCCTGGTGCAGTCCGGTCTGGTCGCCGAGGTGGACCAGGCGCAGGAGTCGGGGCGTCAGCGCGGACGGCCGGCCCGCTGGTTCCGCTTCCGGGCCGAGGCCGGGCACGTGCTCGGCATCGAAATAGGGGTCCACGACATCCGGGTCATCCTCGCCGACCTCACCGGCGAGCTGCTCGGCAGCCACGCCAAGCAGGTCGACGAGACCCTCGACGCCGAGGAGCGGCTCGGCCTGGTCCGCACCACCGTCGTCGAGGTGCTGCGCAAGGCCGGCGTCTCGCGCGACAACCTCTGGTCGGTCGCCGTCGGCACCCCCGGCATCGTCGACCGGGACGGCACCGTCAAGCTCGGCACCGCGATCCCCGGCTGGACCGGCCTGGACCTCGGCGCCCGGCTGCGCCGCTCCTTCCGCTGCCCCGTGGTGATCGAGAACGACGCCAACCTCGCCGCCATCGCCGAACAGTGGAAGGGCGCGGCGGTCGGCAAGGACGACATCGTCTTCGTCATGGCCGGACTCAGCCCCGGCGCCGGTTCGCTGATCGGCGGGCGGCTGCACCGCGGCTTCGGCGGCGCGGCCGGCGAGATCGGCGCGCTGCACCTGCTGGGCCAGGAGGCCACCCCGGAGCGGCTGCTCTCCACCACCGGCAAGCCGCTCGACCCGCTGGACGAGGCCGCCGTCGCCCGGGTGCTGCGGCTCGCCCGCGAGGGCGACGAGGTCGCCCAGGTCGCCACCGACCGCTTCCTGCGCCGCCTGGTGCACGACGTGACCGCGCTGGTCCTCGCCCTCGACCCCGAACTGGTCGTCGTCGGCGGCTGGGCCGCCGGCCTCGACGGCGTCCTCGAACCGCTGCGCGAGCAGCTCTCGCTCTACACCCTGCGCGCCCCCGAGGTCGCCCTCGCCGCCCTCGGCTCCGAGGTCGTCGCGATGGGCGCCCTGCGCGTCGCCCTCGACCACGTCGAGGAACAGCTCTTCGCCGTCGACCCCCCACCGGCGCGGTAG